Sequence from the Scyliorhinus canicula chromosome 7, sScyCan1.1, whole genome shotgun sequence genome:
TTGATAAGATGCTGCGGTGTATCTTGCAACTGGTGCCCTGGTGGTAGATggaatgaatatttaaggtggtggatggtgtggaccttcttgactgttgttggaactGTACTCATTCAGCCAAGTGGAGAGAATTCAATCAAAcccctgacttgggccttgtagatggtgaaaagCTTTGAAGGGTTAGGAGGTGAATCACCCACTTCAGGGTACCCAAActcagacctgctcttgtagcaatTTCTAGTATTTATGTAGCCTGTCCAGTTAAGGTTTTGGTCAATAGTGACCCCAGTTGTCAGTGGGAGCCTTAACATTAAATGCGATTGGGAGATGATTAGATACTCTCTAGTTGGAGACAGTCATAGCCTGGTGTTTGTGTGTGCTGTGTTCAATTATTTGGTGTTTGACTGTGCCTCTCTGTTGAATGGTCACTGTGCTGTGAATCAAGCTGGGGGTGTGGTGAGTAAAACAGAAACTAAGCTGAAAGCTTGAGGTAGCAGATACTTTAAGAGCATTTGTAATAAAGTCTTGTtcacacatagaacatatagaGTCATCTCTTCATACCTCGGAGGCGCAAACCACAATATCTGGTGACAATGATGGAGAATAGTTTAAGCTTATTGGCTCCTGAaccttccttcctttttttttaacaaacaattttattgagatattgtttggcattgtaaacagttacagattacaGGAATATGCAAATATCAACGTAAAACCAACACTTCAACCAAGCCATAGTACACATAACCACTCCTCTCCCATAAACACTAcctgcctatttatccctcctacttcTACTCACCCtctatccacccccccaacccaccccccccccccccccccccccgccccccgccccccgctgatGTTcaatctcccgcaaagaagtcatgTGAAtgattgccaccttcgggcgaaccccagtacagatcccctcaaggcgaacttgattttttccatacccagaaaactcgacatgtccgaaagccatggttcggtcttcgggggttttgagtccctccatgccagcaatattcgtcgccgggctatcagggaagcaaaggccagaacatcggcctctttctcgccctggactcccgggtcttccgaaaccccgaaaattgccacctctggactcatcaccacccttgttttcagtacccgggacatgacacctgcaaatccctcccagtaccccgtaagcttagggcatgcccaaaacatgtgaacgtggttcgctggtcctcccgcgcatctagcgcacttgtcctctaccccaaagaatttgctcatccgagccaccgtcatgtgggcccggtgaacgaccttaaactgaatcagactgagcctggcacatgttgcggttgagtttaccctactcagggcttccgcctataccccgtcctccatctccccgccgtgTTCCTCCTCcgacttgagtttcagttcctccgtctgggactcttcccccttcatgagcaccttataaatatctgagaccctcgcctccttctcctctagagactattctgtcctggatccctattggcgggaggcgtgggaaggatggaacCTGTCTGCGTATAAAGTCCCAcacctgtaagtacctaaagtcatttccccaTACCAGCCCAAATTTTTCCTCCTACGCCCTCaagctcgcaaagctcccctccaggaacatatcgcccaccctcctcacccccgcccgctgccatgttcgaacccaccatccatgttcccgggggcgaatcgatggttatcacatattggagcccagaccgacgcacccacctcccctacatgtttcctccactggcccaatatccgcagggccgcccccactaccgggctggtggagtgaccagggctgccaagctgatGCCCttgcacaaagccgcctccacccgctcccaaatagaccccgtacccaccatccatttccttatcatggctatgttagctgcccagtagtagttgatcagactcggcaacgccagtccctcctcgctgcggttcctttcCAGCATCACCTTCCTcgcccgcggggattttcccgcccagacaaagctcatgatgattttgctgGTCCTTCTGAAGAAGGACTGCAggataaagattgggaggcactgaaaagtgaacagaaatcttgggaggattgtcatctttaccgtctgcaccctccccgcaagtgatagcgggagtgcatcccatctccgaaactccctcttcatttgttccaacactctggtcaaatttaacttgtgcaacctgccccagtctcgtgccacctgtatcccaagtaccggaaactttcctcaaccagcctaaatggcagctccttcagcctattctcctggccccttgccagcactacaaacatctcactcttggacatatttaatttgtaccctgagaaccagcCAAACtttctcaatgtttccagtatattgttccccccccccccccccccccccccagtcattcCCTTCTACCCCTTTGCAGCTCTCAGAGCAATCGCCAAcggttctatggccagcgcgaacagcaacggggagagtgggcatccctgtctggtcccgcgatgtagtctgaaatagtCTGACGTTGTCCTGTTCGtcctaacgctagcttttggggcctggtgcaatagtctgacccaattaaccagtccctccccgaacccaaaccgtccgagtacctcccacaaatagtcccactccacccggtcaaaggccttctcagcgtccattgccaccactacctccacctctttgCCCATcgggggcatcataaccacattaagcaatcttctcaagttggctgtcagctgtctgcctttaacaaaccctgtttggtcgtccccaatcacctctggtacgcagtcctcaattctaatcgccaggaccttggCCAGGAGGTTGgcgtccacattaatcagggagattggcctgtatgacccgcaggattctGGGTCTtgtcccgctttaatatcagcgagatggtggcctacGACATCGTCTAAggtagggtccctctgtccctcgcctcattaaaaaccctggtcagcaccggccccactatctccgagaactttttgttaaactctactgggtatccatccggtcccggggctttacctgactgcatggcctttaggccccccattACCTCCTCCGCTTCAATCatggcccccagcccatccactagtcccctgcccacttttgggaaggttagtccgtccaggaaccgtttcatctcctccggctcctTCGGGGCCTCTGAAGTGTAGAGCTCACTATAAAAGTCCCGAAACACCTTATTCAGTCCtggcgggtcctccactctgctccccttccCGTCCACCACCCtatttatttccctggccgcctccctcctcctgagtgaaCCTTCCTTTTGTTACTGGGAGATCCATCGATACTGTGGTATCGATGAACTTTAGCGACCTGTCAGAAGGTGATGCTCATCCATTGCCTCGGGGCTGAAGGCCAGCGACTATTCAAGCAGCACACAGAAGACACATCAACAATTGATACGGCAGTAAGCGTGCTTGAAAAACACTTCAGGCCAAAGAGAACTGTGTGATCAAACAATATACATTTTGCCAGAGGTGGCAGGGAAATGGTGAACCCATTGTGGTAGTTGGCTTCAACATGTCAATTTGGCACACTAACTAATGAGCTAATTCATGAccaacttcctcaaaaaatttcaaCTCCATGAATGAGGGAACGTCTCCTCATAGAGAATGTTGATTTACCCTTGGATAAAGCCTTGACCTTGGCAGTCCAAATCGTCTCTGTAATTTTTGATTTGAGCAGATTACACAGAAATGCACCTGTTAGATGCAGGGTTACAGAAGCAGCTTGCCCAACTAGCTCAAATGCAAGGGTGAGAGAAAAAGAGACTCAGCAGTCTCAACAACACTTGCCCCATCATAGTCAGACACCCTCAAATGTGTATTCAAATTGTGGTGGTAGCCAACAATGCACAACATCATATACAGCTTAGAGGAAAAAATGTAAACCATGcttaaaaatgaatcacttcaaagATGTCTAGGTCCTCGAAGACTTATCCTTGAAGACATTATCAGTTTGACATGTGGCCTCTGCTGATCACAGGCAGACCCTCCCCTTTCttcctgttccccctccccaactaccccTCTCCCTAATGCACCCGTGCCCTCCAAACCCAAGGCTGGCCTGTTCCAGGGATCCTTGGTCTCCTCTattcagcagcagtcccagcagctgCCATGGATGCCTTTCTAGCGCTGACAGGGCTGCCGGCcagtctgattggccagcagctccaggAAGCAGGATCTCCCCCAAAATGAGGGATGCAATTGTCACTCCAACCTCATTAATCCACCCCTCAGTGCTTTATGGCTGCAGAGTGGGTCAAGCGTGGCCCATGGCAGGGTTAAAGCTGGAACCATCCTATTTTGTATCTGCCAGTGACATAGCAGCTAATACATCTACCCATCAGTCAACAGATGCGTGGGTCCCGAATGACATGTTGTGCAGAGTGGTTAGATTCATATTCATTTCTATTATTGTCCAGAAGGGTAAGTTCCTAACCTTAGACTTTGCTTCACCATAGGAAGGGATGAAAAGTATTACATTGCATAGAATGCTCAGCCCAGAGAATGGTCATTTAACCCGACTGGTGCATATTGCGAGACACTATCCCTCTTCCAGCCCAATTTATCTCACTCTACCATCATAGCTTTCTATTCCTTGCTCTCGCATGTGTTTATATAATTTTCTCTTAATCTGTGTGATTTGCTGTAGCCATCTCGTCTGATAATGAGTTTCACATTGTAACCAATCTCTGGGAAAAGAGCTTTCTCCTGAGTTTGACGTTAGATTTATCTCATAGTCGAACTGTTGAGTTAGCTTCACGGAAAGCAATGATGGGGAGCTGTGGGTAGTTGCTGTGCCCTATCTTTTGGCCACGTTAGTGCACTACATTGGTCGGCCAAAACAGAGAAGGAAATGAAGAAATATCATTATTTCAAAAGCCTTCCAAAATAACTTGGGAATGATATCCTAAGCAGTTGAGGATTTATTGTTTTGTACCGTACAATtcgcacaacggttagcactgctgtctcacatgcCAGGGATTCCGGtaactgcggagtttgcacattctccctgtggctgcgtgggtttcctcccggtgctccggttgtGCAGGTTTGATGTTCTTTATGAATGAGGATGGCATCAAAGTGTAGTGtcttacaaagaacatcaagctatgtttttttaaaaaatatttttattctcctttttcacattttctcccaaatttagacccaccaacaataaacaataatcattaacgaatgcaatgtcaatccccatatcaataactacaatcgcatcctcccaccaaacccccaaatagCAGTCCGCATGTTaatataaacaaataacaaaaagccaCATGTTATCTATGTGTATGCTCTTGATCATCATCTTCTGGTTGGATGCCATTGcattaaattgttaacccttcatttaccataaaatatacatattgtcacaccggttaggtggattggccatgctaaattaccccctagtgtccaacagttaggttgggttttggggatagggcgaggggtgGGCCGAGATAGGGTTCTCTTTTGGATGGTCGGTGCatacttgatgagctgaatggcctccttctgcactgcactgaaTCTATGAATTGTGTGACCTCTACAGCAAGCCACAGCTTGGAAAGATTTTGGGCACTAATAAAGATATTCTTTAATTAACTTGCAGGTCTGTGACTGGTGCAAACACAGCCACCTCACCAAAGACTACGTGGACACCAGTGACAGTGAGAGCAAGCTTCAGTTCTGTAGCACAAAATGCTTGAACCAGCATAAAATGGATCGATTTTACAAAGAGGCTCAATCTAACCTGCCCATGGATGTGACAGACTCTCCATCCCCGACAATTGCAAACAGTAAACTGGAGAATGGAGTGGCTCAGCTCATCACAGCAGAAGCGTGGAATATCAATCCTACAGGTCTCATGAAAAAAGCACTTTCCCCCTTAGTCGCTGTTCCGGCGTCTTCTATTATGACACCACAAACAGACCCACCAAATGGAGTGTCACTCAAAGTGGCTGCCACGGTACTGCAACCAATCTGTTTAGGAGACAGTCCTATGGTCCTACCAATCCATTTGCAAGTGGCTGGGAGTTCAGCATCCCAGATACCTGCGAGTGGCAACGCACCGTGGGTAATGACTAATCAAGGCGCAGTGCCACTGTCTCTGTTACTGGAGCAACATTTGATTCAGCATTTAAATTCTCCGCTGCTGCTTGCTTCACCTACAGCAAGCCCTGTGAACTCTGTCCAGAACCACATTTTACAGGGCACAGTTGGCCCTTGCATTCAGTCCCAGCCACTGGGCCAGAAGCCTTTCAATCAAGCACAGGACTATGATATACCACCTCCTCTTCAGATCCCGGGTTTTGCTACAGTCCTCCAGGACTTTTTCCCTTCGCATAGCTCAGTGCCACCAGTACCAAATGTCCAACCAAACCCTGAAAACATCTCTGGCGGTTTCTCCTCTGCGCCACACCAGAACTGTAGTGGACTGTTTTCACCATTAGTTCCGCCTGCCACACTTCTTGTTCCTTATCCAGTAATAGTTCCCCTCCCAGTCCCAATACCCATTCCCATCCCTATTCCCATTCCCGTGGCCAAGGATCCAGATCCTAACAGATTCACAGACATGCACAGACGAACTACCCACATAGGCAGCACTACAAGCAGGAGCACCCAAACCTCAAATGAGAGAGAAGAACAAAAAGTCTTAGAGTGTATCCAACACCAAGGAGTGCAAGATTATCAGAATGCCAACTATAAATTCAACACGGAGACAGAGGCGCTTGATCTTTCTTTGAAGAGGATGTCTGTGGTAAAGAAAAATGAGTTCTTTTATCAACAGATTGAACAGGATGGTGTGCTGGATTTATCAGTTGCGACCCCTAAGAAAATGAAAGAAAGTCCAAATCTTCCAGGTAATGGATCTTCTAACCTGCCAGCCAATTTATTGAGTGAACCGCTGTCTCATTCGAGCGAATCCTGGTCCAACACCGTGCCACTGTTGGGTGCACAGAAAGTAGAGGCTGTGTTGCATGGCGCGCCTAACAGCTGTGAGTTTTCCGGCCAGCATAAGTGGCTGGTCGATCCCAACTACACTAGACTGAGGACTGACCCGCGAGCTGTCACTAACCCTGAATCCCTGAGCAGCACGGACACTGCAAAGGTCATCGTGTCTGTAAAAGATGCCGGTCCGGCTATCCTCTGTGGCAAAATCAAAACTGTCGTTGGAGTATCTACAAAAAACTTTTCTTACAAGACAGATTTATCGCAGGAATCTGTTTTACAATGTTACGATGTCAAATCCCAACTCGAGCTCAGAGACAGCAAAAAGAACAATAAAAATAGAGgcataaaattaaagaaaatgaGCTCACAGGATTTCCATGTCCTTCCAATAAAAAAACAGCGACTAGCTGCCTTCTTTTCGAGGAAGTAAAGTCGTTATTTTGAAATACTTCTGGATGTACAGTAAAAGAAAACCCTTAAGACAAACTGGAATACAGATTATGCTGCAGGATCTGTTATGAAATTAAATCTCGCAGTAATGAAGCTTTATGGAATATTTATTTAATCGTTTATTTGTAAGTCACTCTCACAACTTGAATTGGAATAAATCTGAATTGCCCACGCTCCTCACCCCGCCCTTCTTTCCTTCAGAGCGATTGACTGAAGCTTTTGCAATACAGCCACTGGTTCTAAATGTGCCCTTATTTCCAAGGCGCCTTTTTTGACGCAAGATGATTACAGTTAAAATATATATTAGTTCTTATCCAGAAATGTTTCCTGTTGAACCTCTGACTCTGCAGGTGCTAAGTCTCTTGCCTACTTTGGTTACAATGCTTATGGGAAACAGACTAGCTCATTTCAGTGGAACCCTATTTAACATCACAGCCAGCTACCATGTGCTTGACATGATTGGGAATAACCACCGTTCAG
This genomic interval carries:
- the LOC119969221 gene encoding retinoic acid-induced protein 2-like isoform X2 encodes the protein MNEERKVCDWCKHSHLTKDYVDTSDSESKLQFCSTKCLNQHKMDRFYKEAQSNLPMDVTDSPSPTIANSKLENGVAQLITAEAWNINPTGLMKKALSPLVAVPASSIMTPQTDPPNGVSLKVAATVLQPICLGDSPMVLPIHLQVAGSSASQIPASGNAPWVMTNQGAVPLSLLLEQHLIQHLNSPLLLASPTASPVNSVQNHILQGTVGPCIQSQPLGQKPFNQAQDYDIPPPLQIPGFATVLQDFFPSHSSVPPVPNVQPNPENISGGFSSAPHQNCSGLFSPLVPPATLLVPYPVIVPLPVPIPIPIPIPIPVAKDPDPNRFTDMHRRTTHIGSTTSRSTQTSNEREEQKVLECIQHQGVQDYQNANYKFNTETEALDLSLKRMSVVKKNEFFYQQIEQDGVLDLSVATPKKMKESPNLPGNGSSNLPANLLSEPLSHSSESWSNTVPLLGAQKVEAVLHGAPNSCEFSGQHKWLVDPNYTRLRTDPRAVTNPESLSSTDTAKVIVSVKDAGPAILCGKIKTVVGVSTKNFSYKTDLSQESVLQCYDVKSQLELRDSKKNNKNRGIKLKKMSSQDFHVLPIKKQRLAAFFSRK
- the LOC119969221 gene encoding retinoic acid-induced protein 2-like isoform X1: MNEERKDNNQKQQLHVLTAMEETVLTVIEVAVLRSWPVVCDWCKHSHLTKDYVDTSDSESKLQFCSTKCLNQHKMDRFYKEAQSNLPMDVTDSPSPTIANSKLENGVAQLITAEAWNINPTGLMKKALSPLVAVPASSIMTPQTDPPNGVSLKVAATVLQPICLGDSPMVLPIHLQVAGSSASQIPASGNAPWVMTNQGAVPLSLLLEQHLIQHLNSPLLLASPTASPVNSVQNHILQGTVGPCIQSQPLGQKPFNQAQDYDIPPPLQIPGFATVLQDFFPSHSSVPPVPNVQPNPENISGGFSSAPHQNCSGLFSPLVPPATLLVPYPVIVPLPVPIPIPIPIPIPVAKDPDPNRFTDMHRRTTHIGSTTSRSTQTSNEREEQKVLECIQHQGVQDYQNANYKFNTETEALDLSLKRMSVVKKNEFFYQQIEQDGVLDLSVATPKKMKESPNLPGNGSSNLPANLLSEPLSHSSESWSNTVPLLGAQKVEAVLHGAPNSCEFSGQHKWLVDPNYTRLRTDPRAVTNPESLSSTDTAKVIVSVKDAGPAILCGKIKTVVGVSTKNFSYKTDLSQESVLQCYDVKSQLELRDSKKNNKNRGIKLKKMSSQDFHVLPIKKQRLAAFFSRK